One stretch of Verrucomicrobiota bacterium DNA includes these proteins:
- a CDS encoding amidophosphoribosyltransferase, with the protein MSDAIQHECGLAVVRLRKPLEYYGEKYGTPLWGFYRLFLLMEKQHNRGQDGAGVGAVKLDMPAGSPYVYRERSVKSNSLDRIFRGLMKEYDSRVKSGEIHPEIPGSVKNGFNFGAELLLGHLRYGTSGGYSQKVCHPYFRKSNWPMRNLLLAGNFNMTNTTDLNERLVSRGQHPVFNTDTQTILEEVGYHLDEEHNRLYRHFRDDEGLGGLENSDKISRSLDPARVLRDASHEWDGGYSISGLIGNGDLFVLRDPWGIRPLYALVNDEVIAYASERAPLMTVFQTDADGVREVEPGSIEVVKFDGVHSVERIREQKSRSSCSFERIYFSRGNDFEIYEERKKLGAALVPKVLDLIEGDLEKTVFSYIPNTSEVAYYGMMQGLRRHRRDEVKAAILKRMKEGTLDESSLDELIMANWPRSEKVANKDIKLRTFISQEKGRGEMVSHVYDISYGSVSPGETLVCLDDSIVRGTTLRRSIIKILSRLHPSRIIIVSTAPQIRYPDCYGIDMSELGNFIAFQAMVELLKEEGRNGMLEEVYHACLEQRDKNPEEMKNHVSTLYDCFSAEKLSRKISELVTPITPDWNGEVQIVFQSIQALHKALPNNGGDWYFTGKFPTPGGYRALNQAYLNFYEARTGRSY; encoded by the coding sequence GTGAGTGATGCGATTCAGCATGAGTGCGGCCTGGCGGTCGTGCGGCTTCGGAAGCCCCTGGAATACTACGGCGAGAAATATGGCACTCCGCTGTGGGGATTTTATCGGCTTTTTCTTCTCATGGAGAAGCAGCACAATCGTGGTCAGGATGGCGCGGGGGTCGGAGCGGTGAAGTTGGACATGCCCGCAGGATCTCCGTATGTGTATCGGGAGCGAAGTGTGAAGTCCAACTCGCTTGACCGAATCTTTAGAGGGTTGATGAAGGAGTACGACAGTCGTGTAAAGTCGGGCGAGATTCATCCGGAGATTCCCGGCAGCGTCAAAAATGGATTCAACTTTGGGGCAGAACTTTTGCTGGGGCACCTCCGTTACGGCACCTCTGGTGGATACAGCCAGAAAGTGTGTCACCCCTACTTTCGCAAAAGCAACTGGCCGATGCGCAACCTGCTCTTGGCAGGAAATTTCAACATGACGAATACGACTGATCTCAACGAACGTCTTGTTTCGCGGGGTCAGCATCCGGTCTTCAACACAGATACACAGACCATCCTCGAGGAGGTCGGTTACCACCTTGATGAGGAACACAATCGATTGTATCGTCACTTCCGCGACGACGAAGGTCTCGGTGGACTGGAAAACAGTGACAAGATTTCCCGCTCCCTCGATCCGGCACGGGTCCTTCGGGATGCGAGTCACGAATGGGACGGAGGATACTCAATTTCTGGGTTAATTGGAAACGGGGATCTCTTTGTGCTTAGGGATCCATGGGGCATCCGGCCTCTCTATGCGTTGGTCAATGATGAGGTGATTGCTTATGCCTCTGAGAGGGCGCCGTTGATGACTGTCTTCCAGACTGACGCGGACGGGGTGCGTGAGGTGGAGCCGGGTTCGATTGAGGTGGTAAAGTTTGACGGGGTCCACTCAGTGGAGCGGATACGGGAGCAAAAATCGCGTTCCTCGTGCTCGTTTGAGCGGATTTACTTCTCGCGCGGAAATGATTTCGAGATTTACGAGGAGCGAAAAAAACTCGGAGCGGCTCTCGTGCCAAAGGTCTTGGACTTGATCGAAGGGGATTTAGAAAAAACAGTCTTCAGCTATATTCCCAATACTTCCGAAGTTGCCTACTATGGGATGATGCAGGGTCTGCGGCGGCATCGCCGGGACGAGGTGAAGGCTGCGATCCTTAAACGGATGAAAGAGGGCACGCTGGATGAGAGTTCGCTCGATGAGCTCATCATGGCCAACTGGCCAAGGTCGGAGAAAGTCGCGAACAAAGACATAAAACTGAGGACGTTCATCAGTCAGGAAAAGGGTCGTGGCGAGATGGTTTCTCACGTCTACGATATCAGCTACGGGTCGGTGAGCCCCGGGGAGACTTTGGTTTGTCTCGACGACTCGATCGTTCGGGGAACTACTCTCAGACGCTCGATTATCAAGATTCTCTCCCGCCTTCACCCCTCCCGGATCATTATCGTTTCCACTGCTCCGCAGATTCGCTACCCGGATTGCTACGGGATCGATATGTCAGAGCTTGGAAACTTCATTGCTTTTCAGGCTATGGTTGAGTTGCTCAAGGAGGAAGGGCGTAATGGAATGCTGGAAGAGGTCTATCACGCGTGTCTTGAGCAGAGGGACAAAAATCCTGAAGAGATGAAAAATCACGTGTCGACCCTCTATGATTGTTTCTCAGCGGAGAAGTTGTCGCGCAAGATCTCCGAATTGGTTACGCCGATCACCCCGGATTGGAACGGTGAGGTTCAAATCGTTTTCCAGAGTATCCAAGCCCTTCACAAAGCACTTCCCAACAACGGCGGGGATTGGTATTTTACAGGAAAGTTCCCAACACCAGGAGGCTACAGGGCGCTTAACCAAGCCTATCTCAACTTTTACGAAGCGAGAACGGGGAGAAGTTACTGA
- a CDS encoding glycerate kinase, with product MRILLAFDKFKGAMTAGEACTVTSATLRSALPEAVIDEAPLTDGGEGFCSILTEGAGGYLEWHEIVDPLGRPLSAPIGWVDSSDLTETARGLVGLEDGKRIAVVEMASASGLLLLDPSERDPWKTSTYGTGELIRIAADDGADLILLGVGGSATNDCGAGVLEALGVEFTSRRGFTPRPEDLGDADREINPLLRKSFGITPAQFSEIDAIEFSSAQSLPPVLIASDVESPLLGEAGATHVFGPQKGLKAVAEMESAVERLALLLASSSRLSPDPSSPGMGAAGGIAFGLSALTQTRIVPGFSLVSEWMGLPAKLEAADWLFTGEGKLDKGSLSGKGPVALLRSAARSDLRSVVIAGIIEDGIADALSDELGDCSCYQLSNPEWSLSEAFERAKGRLEEVVRDWTTR from the coding sequence ATGAGAATCCTCCTTGCCTTCGACAAATTCAAAGGTGCCATGACTGCGGGGGAGGCCTGCACTGTGACATCCGCTACGTTACGGTCAGCCTTGCCGGAAGCGGTGATTGATGAGGCACCTCTGACTGACGGAGGCGAAGGCTTTTGCTCCATACTTACGGAAGGAGCTGGTGGATACCTTGAGTGGCACGAGATCGTAGATCCTCTTGGCCGTCCGCTGTCGGCTCCGATTGGCTGGGTCGACTCCTCGGATCTCACCGAGACTGCCCGCGGTCTGGTCGGTCTCGAAGACGGGAAGCGGATTGCGGTTGTCGAAATGGCTTCAGCCAGTGGTTTGTTGCTGCTCGATCCGTCCGAACGAGATCCTTGGAAGACGAGCACTTACGGTACGGGTGAGCTCATTCGCATCGCAGCAGACGACGGGGCGGATCTGATTCTTCTTGGAGTCGGAGGAAGTGCGACCAACGACTGTGGGGCAGGAGTTTTGGAAGCATTGGGGGTTGAGTTTACGAGTAGGAGAGGGTTTACCCCTCGACCAGAGGATTTGGGTGATGCGGATCGAGAGATCAACCCTCTTCTGCGGAAATCGTTTGGAATCACTCCGGCCCAATTCTCTGAGATTGATGCGATTGAATTCTCTTCGGCCCAGTCTCTCCCGCCGGTGTTGATCGCTTCGGATGTAGAGAGTCCACTACTTGGAGAGGCAGGTGCGACCCACGTTTTCGGACCGCAGAAGGGCCTAAAGGCTGTTGCTGAGATGGAGTCGGCGGTAGAGCGATTGGCATTGCTTCTCGCTAGTAGCTCCAGGCTCTCTCCTGATCCTTCCTCTCCGGGAATGGGGGCCGCCGGTGGTATTGCTTTTGGCCTTTCTGCCCTGACGCAGACAAGGATTGTGCCGGGATTTTCCTTGGTTTCCGAGTGGATGGGATTGCCCGCGAAGCTTGAGGCGGCGGACTGGCTCTTTACTGGCGAGGGTAAACTGGATAAGGGTTCGCTGAGTGGTAAAGGCCCGGTAGCCCTCCTGCGGTCCGCTGCACGATCCGATCTTCGTTCGGTTGTGATTGCCGGGATTATTGAGGACGGAATCGCAGACGCTTTGTCAGACGAGCTGGGTGATTGTTCCTGTTACCAACTTTCCAATCCTGAATGGAGTCTATCGGAAGCGTTTGAGAGGGCGAAAGGCCGACTGGAAGAGGTTGTTCGTGACTGGACGACACGGTAA
- a CDS encoding DUF2062 domain-containing protein has protein sequence MNEEEKRLREERFSRIRRVKRLLRPLPRRATLHRYPVLSWFANTARKKAYLWSFRRSEVYPAFYVGWVLTLVPLYGLQILLAFLLALSFRANLMIMVALQLVSNPVTVLPLWYFNFLVGNFFLRIFFGESPVRYGELIAEASNKGLNFKETFGFIIERTRETGSSVVTDIVGRLVGGTFLGGLLVGLVAGFISCWIYKIVIERYKPPYTKVAGEALKSDRAKKN, from the coding sequence ATGAACGAAGAGGAGAAGAGACTTCGCGAAGAACGGTTTTCCCGAATTCGACGGGTCAAACGTCTTCTACGACCTCTTCCTCGTCGCGCGACCCTTCACCGTTACCCTGTGTTGAGTTGGTTTGCGAACACCGCTCGAAAAAAGGCTTACTTGTGGTCGTTTCGAAGGAGCGAAGTGTATCCGGCGTTTTATGTCGGCTGGGTCTTGACGCTTGTCCCTCTCTATGGACTTCAGATCCTCCTCGCGTTTCTGCTGGCTCTCTCGTTTCGAGCAAACCTGATGATTATGGTGGCTCTGCAACTCGTATCCAATCCTGTCACAGTTCTTCCTCTTTGGTACTTTAATTTTCTGGTTGGGAACTTTTTCCTGAGGATTTTTTTTGGCGAATCGCCGGTGCGTTACGGCGAGTTAATTGCAGAAGCGTCGAACAAGGGTCTTAATTTTAAAGAGACCTTTGGCTTCATCATCGAACGCACCCGTGAGACCGGGTCCAGCGTCGTGACCGATATTGTTGGAAGGTTGGTCGGCGGCACCTTTCTAGGTGGGCTCCTCGTTGGGCTGGTGGCCGGGTTTATCTCCTGCTGGATTTACAAGATTGTCATTGAGCGTTACAAACCACCCTACACGAAAGTAGCTGGCGAAGCCCTAAAGAGTGATCGGGCGAAAAAGAACTGA
- the ruvA gene encoding Holliday junction branch migration protein RuvA produces the protein MIVYLEGELLHSTPLHAVILANGVGYGVHIPLRVSEGLPAKGGSVKLHIRQVFREDSADLFGFFDATERDFFDLLTKVSGIGPKTALTLLSRVPAESLASGIASSDTIMLSQCPGIGKKTAERIVVELRDKVPSFGIPSSPAGVPEDTNGQAMIEEAAAALVTLGFKPVDAKKAVERSLRTVGDSPTTEKLVKLSLR, from the coding sequence ATGATCGTTTATCTCGAAGGAGAACTGCTCCACTCCACTCCGTTACACGCGGTCATTCTTGCCAACGGCGTTGGCTACGGAGTTCACATTCCCTTGCGGGTCTCAGAGGGTCTTCCGGCGAAAGGCGGATCGGTAAAGCTACACATCCGTCAGGTTTTCCGCGAGGACTCTGCCGATCTTTTCGGTTTCTTCGATGCAACGGAGCGGGATTTCTTCGACCTCCTTACCAAGGTTTCCGGGATTGGACCCAAAACTGCGCTCACGCTGTTGAGCCGCGTTCCTGCAGAATCACTCGCCTCAGGAATCGCTTCCAGCGATACGATAATGCTTTCGCAATGCCCGGGCATTGGGAAAAAGACCGCCGAACGAATCGTTGTCGAACTTCGGGATAAAGTCCCCTCCTTCGGTATTCCATCGAGTCCTGCTGGAGTCCCCGAAGATACAAACGGCCAGGCAATGATCGAGGAAGCCGCCGCTGCTCTGGTCACTCTCGGTTTCAAACCAGTCGATGCGAAGAAAGCCGTGGAGCGGAGCCTGAGAACAGTCGGCGACAGTCCGACTACTGAGAAATTGGTCAAGCTTTCCTTGCGATAG
- a CDS encoding segregation/condensation protein A, translating into MLTDDQLLSADDPAVRLPVFEGPLDLLLFLIRRNEINIYDIPIQEVTQQYLGILKNMEELDLEVAGEFFVMASTLMYIKSRFLLPKEKRDSEDLVEEEGEDPRWELVQQLIEYRAFKEVSAQIEDLIEANTNRLPREVGQRDPEEIIPLKSSDEIEVWNAFNSVLRRLADRIVVGEIEDDPITVAERMEYIIDQLKTRRKFAFSDLFVGSYSLNTLAATFLAVLELARVGQLKVEQDVAFSDIACSAVEP; encoded by the coding sequence GTGTTGACCGACGACCAGCTATTGTCTGCCGACGATCCCGCGGTGAGGTTGCCTGTATTTGAGGGGCCTTTGGATCTTCTACTGTTCCTGATCAGGCGAAACGAAATCAATATCTACGACATCCCGATCCAGGAGGTGACCCAACAGTATCTGGGGATTTTGAAAAACATGGAGGAGCTGGATCTGGAAGTAGCCGGAGAGTTTTTCGTGATGGCTTCTACACTCATGTATATCAAAAGCCGTTTCCTCCTTCCCAAGGAAAAACGGGACAGTGAGGACCTCGTTGAGGAAGAGGGAGAGGATCCACGCTGGGAGCTGGTGCAGCAATTGATCGAATATCGGGCATTCAAAGAAGTATCGGCGCAGATTGAAGATCTGATTGAGGCGAATACGAACAGGCTTCCCCGAGAAGTGGGTCAGAGGGATCCAGAGGAGATCATTCCGCTGAAATCCAGTGACGAGATCGAGGTATGGAATGCATTCAACAGCGTGCTTCGGAGGCTCGCGGATCGAATCGTTGTCGGCGAGATTGAGGACGACCCTATTACCGTTGCCGAACGGATGGAGTATATCATCGATCAGTTAAAAACCCGTAGGAAGTTTGCCTTCAGCGATCTTTTTGTTGGGAGCTATTCATTGAATACGCTCGCGGCAACTTTTCTTGCTGTCCTTGAGTTGGCAAGAGTGGGCCAATTGAAAGTAGAACAGGATGTCGCCTTTAGCGATATCGCCTGCAGCGCTGTTGAACCGTGA
- the trxA gene encoding thioredoxin: MAENITELTSADFDASIGGAGKPAVVDFWAPWCGPCKALTPILEEVATELGEEAAVFKVNVDDNQEIAQKHGVRAIPTLLFFDKDGNKVDQVVGLTSKDDLKKRLS; the protein is encoded by the coding sequence ATGGCAGAAAACATCACAGAACTTACCAGCGCAGACTTTGACGCTTCCATTGGTGGCGCCGGGAAACCTGCCGTCGTAGATTTTTGGGCTCCATGGTGTGGACCTTGTAAAGCTCTTACACCGATCCTCGAGGAGGTGGCTACCGAGCTGGGAGAAGAAGCTGCGGTCTTCAAGGTGAATGTAGATGACAACCAAGAAATCGCGCAGAAGCACGGGGTGCGGGCAATTCCCACCCTTCTCTTTTTCGATAAAGACGGAAACAAGGTCGACCAAGTTGTCGGTCTCACTTCCAAGGACGACCTGAAGAAGCGGCTTTCGTAA
- a CDS encoding polyribonucleotide nucleotidyltransferase translates to MEQKHTVRVEELGLEIGTGSLANLANGSVTLTLGETTLFASACAAKSLRPGQDFFPLTVDYREKFAAAGRFPGGYFKREARPTEKEILTSRLCDRPLRPLFPKGFMNEVQVIGMALSIDGIHEPDILMVNAASAALMVSDIPWNGPVGCVRVAEIDGEFVANPTQDQMFDSTLDLIYVGNEKEMMMIEGSADFISKERFQEALRFGQEKIQPIVAAQKELAAKVTKAKSEFELYVPRPEILALCRELSGSKLEEAIFIADKQSRGEAVGKIKEEVSEAVKEKVGEEDFDPDQISLSFEVLQEEVYRSNILEKGKRADGRAPGDLREISATTGVLPKVHGTSIFNRGETQALVYATLGTSKDTQELDALTGGASAKSFYLHYNFPPYSVGETGRFGFTGRREIGHGALAERSLLPIIPTEEEFPYAIRVVSEIMGSNGSTSMASICGGCLALMDAGVPITGMVAGISAGLVTDMDESGAIKSHKVLTDIIGAEDHFGDMDFKIAGTKDGITGFQLDLKIQGLPFDIADEAIEAATEARLKILDKMAEAMPAPRSEINPNAPRIHSMKIDPDKIGALIGPGGKNIRRIQELTGADIDINEDNSGRLLVFAQGADTLKRAIEEIDLCTAEIEVGRIYKGIVRGVKDFGAFVECLPGKEGLCHISELADFRVAKTEDVAKLGDELVVKCIGIDDKGRVKLSRKAAMAEAEGGDEDES, encoded by the coding sequence ATGGAACAAAAGCATACTGTCCGAGTTGAAGAACTTGGGCTCGAAATCGGAACCGGAAGTCTTGCCAACCTGGCAAACGGTTCAGTCACCCTTACCCTCGGCGAGACTACTCTATTTGCGAGTGCCTGCGCTGCTAAATCGCTCCGCCCCGGACAGGATTTTTTCCCTCTTACGGTCGACTACCGTGAGAAGTTTGCCGCTGCCGGACGCTTCCCAGGAGGATACTTCAAGCGGGAAGCGCGTCCAACCGAGAAGGAAATCCTGACGTCCAGACTCTGCGACCGTCCTCTGAGGCCGCTCTTTCCGAAGGGCTTTATGAACGAGGTTCAGGTAATCGGAATGGCCCTCTCGATCGACGGAATCCACGAGCCAGACATCCTCATGGTCAACGCTGCATCGGCCGCTCTGATGGTGTCGGATATTCCTTGGAATGGCCCTGTTGGTTGTGTTCGAGTGGCAGAAATCGATGGAGAATTCGTCGCCAACCCGACTCAGGATCAGATGTTCGACTCGACCTTGGACCTCATTTACGTGGGGAACGAAAAAGAGATGATGATGATCGAGGGAAGCGCTGACTTCATCTCCAAGGAACGCTTTCAAGAAGCACTCCGTTTCGGTCAGGAAAAGATCCAACCAATCGTAGCCGCACAGAAGGAACTCGCTGCGAAAGTTACCAAGGCGAAGAGTGAGTTTGAACTCTACGTTCCTAGACCGGAAATCCTGGCCCTTTGTCGGGAGCTCTCTGGCAGCAAGCTGGAAGAGGCCATCTTCATCGCGGACAAACAGTCCCGAGGTGAGGCAGTAGGCAAGATCAAGGAGGAAGTCTCAGAAGCCGTAAAAGAAAAGGTCGGCGAGGAAGACTTCGATCCGGATCAGATCTCCCTCTCTTTCGAAGTGCTTCAGGAAGAAGTCTACCGCTCGAACATTTTAGAGAAGGGCAAGCGAGCCGACGGTCGCGCTCCGGGTGACCTTCGCGAAATTTCAGCCACTACTGGCGTTTTGCCGAAGGTGCATGGCACGTCCATCTTCAATCGTGGAGAGACCCAGGCACTCGTCTACGCAACTCTTGGTACCAGCAAGGACACCCAAGAGCTAGACGCCCTCACCGGCGGCGCCAGTGCGAAGTCCTTTTACCTTCATTACAATTTCCCTCCTTATTCGGTAGGAGAAACTGGTAGGTTTGGTTTCACCGGTCGGCGCGAGATTGGACATGGCGCACTCGCTGAACGCTCCCTTCTTCCCATTATTCCCACCGAAGAAGAGTTCCCCTATGCAATCCGAGTGGTTTCGGAGATTATGGGATCGAACGGATCGACTTCCATGGCCAGTATCTGTGGCGGCTGTCTTGCGCTGATGGATGCAGGTGTGCCGATAACAGGGATGGTTGCAGGTATCTCCGCGGGACTCGTCACCGACATGGACGAAAGCGGTGCGATCAAGAGCCACAAAGTCCTCACTGATATTATCGGTGCAGAAGATCACTTTGGAGATATGGACTTCAAGATCGCCGGAACAAAGGACGGTATCACCGGTTTCCAGCTGGACCTGAAGATTCAAGGCCTGCCTTTCGACATTGCTGATGAAGCCATTGAGGCTGCGACCGAAGCGCGTTTGAAGATCCTCGACAAAATGGCTGAGGCGATGCCTGCGCCGCGTTCGGAGATCAATCCGAACGCTCCGCGAATCCATTCGATGAAGATCGATCCGGATAAAATCGGCGCCTTGATCGGTCCGGGCGGAAAGAACATCCGTCGGATTCAAGAGCTCACCGGTGCCGACATCGACATCAACGAAGACAACAGCGGACGCCTCCTCGTCTTCGCCCAAGGCGCAGATACTCTGAAGCGCGCGATTGAAGAAATCGATCTCTGCACGGCCGAGATCGAAGTCGGACGCATCTACAAAGGAATCGTGCGTGGAGTGAAAGACTTTGGTGCTTTCGTTGAATGCCTGCCCGGAAAGGAAGGCCTCTGCCACATTTCCGAACTCGCTGATTTCCGGGTCGCGAAGACGGAAGACGTAGCCAAACTCGGCGATGAACTGGTCGTGAAGTGCATTGGCATCGACGACAAAGGCCGGGTCAAGCTCAGCCGCAAAGCGGCCATGGCCGAAGCCGAAGGCGGCGACGAAGACGAGTCCTAA
- a CDS encoding extracellular solute-binding protein: MDHSSHPFTKPIGLLLLTMSAFLLSACAPASDSENEAAVAEDVVSPEEYYAANPEFFRFSTLEELPSDLNWQDGMDQPVFSSPDAIRGGTLRAFMLNFPPTVRLVGPDANHSMRSVFLDDNSVRLTTRHPVTGKFFAALAEEWAESDDKQTVYYRLRPEATFSDGEPVTTDDYFYLFYFMQSPYIRDLWYNNWYTEQFDGITRYDDRTFAIHLSGPKPEPLQVIDLKPVPAHFHGTMGPDWVTTNQWRFEPTTGPYELRPENRRQRSIRMTRVENWWADDHKFYRNRYNPTAKLYEVVPDFNLAYERFKKGDFDLFGLSLPEFWYERSEGVPEFERGLIRKAVFYNDIPQPSVGLWINSAKPLLSDLNIRKGIQHATNYDRVINRHFRGDFSRLNTSADGFGEFTHPELRAREFSPEKARQYFAEAGFTEQGPDGILRNSEGQRLGFSLLVSEGPRVDVAQILKEEARKAGLDLTILALEPTSAFKQVLEKQHDIVLSGWNSTLPYPRYWEGFHSSNANVPQTNNISNTAIPEMDVLIDQYRESTNLEEKIALAHRLEEFVHEDAAFVPGTKVPFYRVAFWAWIRFPEHFDVRLSESAGHHGLFWIDPELKEEILDERRGNSQRPNDILVFDEWKDPEI; the protein is encoded by the coding sequence ATGGATCATTCCTCTCATCCGTTTACCAAACCAATCGGCCTACTTCTCCTCACGATGTCAGCGTTTCTTCTGTCCGCTTGCGCCCCTGCTTCGGACAGTGAGAACGAGGCCGCTGTAGCCGAAGACGTGGTCTCACCCGAAGAATACTACGCCGCGAATCCCGAGTTTTTCCGCTTTTCCACACTCGAGGAACTACCCTCCGACCTGAATTGGCAGGATGGAATGGATCAGCCAGTGTTTTCATCTCCCGATGCCATTCGTGGAGGAACGCTACGTGCCTTTATGCTCAATTTCCCACCAACCGTTCGGCTGGTGGGTCCCGACGCCAACCACTCCATGCGGAGCGTCTTTTTGGACGATAATTCTGTCAGACTCACAACCCGCCACCCTGTAACTGGAAAGTTCTTCGCGGCTCTGGCCGAAGAATGGGCAGAGTCCGATGACAAGCAAACCGTCTATTATCGCCTCCGGCCGGAAGCGACTTTTTCTGACGGGGAACCGGTCACTACCGACGACTACTTCTATCTTTTTTACTTCATGCAGTCTCCCTACATCAGAGACTTGTGGTACAACAACTGGTACACGGAACAGTTTGATGGGATCACCCGATACGACGATCGGACCTTTGCAATTCATCTTTCCGGTCCGAAGCCGGAGCCACTCCAAGTGATCGATCTCAAACCCGTTCCAGCGCACTTTCACGGAACGATGGGTCCCGACTGGGTAACAACCAACCAATGGAGGTTTGAACCTACTACAGGACCCTACGAGCTGAGACCGGAGAACAGACGCCAGCGGTCGATCCGAATGACGCGGGTCGAGAACTGGTGGGCTGACGACCACAAGTTTTACCGCAACCGTTATAACCCAACCGCGAAACTCTACGAAGTAGTTCCGGACTTCAACCTTGCCTATGAACGATTCAAGAAAGGCGACTTTGACCTATTTGGTTTGTCTCTACCTGAGTTCTGGTATGAGCGTTCCGAAGGAGTTCCTGAGTTCGAAAGAGGCCTCATTCGAAAGGCCGTCTTTTACAACGATATTCCTCAACCGAGCGTTGGGCTATGGATCAACTCAGCCAAACCTCTTCTAAGTGACCTTAACATCCGAAAGGGAATTCAGCATGCGACCAACTATGATCGCGTCATCAACCGACATTTTCGGGGTGACTTCTCTCGACTCAACACGAGTGCCGATGGATTCGGGGAGTTTACCCATCCGGAACTCCGTGCCCGTGAGTTCTCACCAGAGAAGGCCCGCCAATACTTTGCGGAAGCGGGGTTCACTGAACAAGGACCCGACGGCATCCTTCGAAACAGTGAAGGCCAAAGACTTGGTTTCAGCCTTCTCGTCTCAGAAGGTCCACGTGTCGACGTCGCTCAAATTCTCAAAGAAGAAGCCAGAAAAGCAGGCCTTGATCTCACGATATTGGCCCTAGAGCCTACTTCAGCATTTAAGCAGGTACTCGAAAAACAGCACGATATTGTTTTGAGCGGATGGAACAGCACACTTCCCTATCCTCGCTACTGGGAGGGATTTCACTCCTCCAACGCGAATGTTCCTCAAACCAACAACATCTCCAACACGGCGATTCCAGAAATGGACGTCTTAATCGATCAATATCGTGAATCTACTAACCTTGAAGAGAAAATCGCCCTTGCCCATCGCCTGGAAGAGTTTGTTCATGAGGACGCTGCTTTCGTTCCAGGAACAAAGGTTCCCTTTTACAGAGTGGCCTTCTGGGCATGGATTCGCTTTCCGGAACACTTCGATGTTCGCCTGAGCGAGTCCGCTGGACACCACGGCCTTTTCTGGATCGATCCAGAATTAAAAGAGGAGATTTTGGACGAACGGAGAGGCAACTCGCAGCGGCCCAACGACATTCTAGTGTTCGACGAATGGAAAGACCCAGAGATCTGA
- the rpsO gene encoding 30S ribosomal protein S15, with product MSETSIDKEKIISEYKTHDGDTGSAEVQIALLTARVSHLTEHLRAHRKDFHSRRGLLKMTARRRKLLDYVKRHDLDKYNELLQRLNIRR from the coding sequence ATGTCCGAAACATCCATCGATAAAGAAAAGATCATCTCAGAGTATAAGACCCACGACGGCGACACCGGTTCAGCCGAGGTGCAGATTGCGTTGCTTACGGCACGCGTCTCTCATCTCACCGAACACCTTCGCGCACACCGCAAGGATTTCCATTCTCGCCGTGGCCTGCTAAAGATGACCGCCCGCCGCCGTAAACTGCTCGACTACGTGAAACGTCACGATCTCGACAAATACAACGAGCTGCTGCAGCGCCTGAACATCCGTCGCTAG